A section of the Streptomyces sp. NBC_01591 genome encodes:
- a CDS encoding type II toxin-antitoxin system VapC family toxin, which yields MKMLLDTHVVLWWLDDSAELTNEIKHLLDTEPSVFVSAVTPWEIAIKQSLGKLEGPEDLAERVRDSQFTSLPITAGHGVRAGRLPAHHRDPFDRILIAQAQTEGMTILTRDKWIPSYDVQVMPV from the coding sequence ATGAAAATGCTGCTCGACACACATGTCGTCCTGTGGTGGCTCGACGACTCCGCCGAGCTCACCAACGAGATCAAGCACCTGCTGGACACGGAGCCCTCGGTCTTCGTCAGTGCGGTCACCCCGTGGGAGATCGCGATCAAACAGTCCCTCGGAAAGCTCGAAGGTCCCGAGGATCTGGCTGAACGGGTACGGGACAGCCAGTTCACCTCGCTTCCGATCACCGCGGGACACGGCGTACGGGCGGGCAGACTGCCCGCACATCACCGCGATCCGTTCGACCGGATACTGATCGCGCAGGCCCAGACCGAGGGAATGACGATCCTGACCCGCGACAAGTGGATCCCCTCCTACGACGTGCAGGTCATGCCCGTCTGA
- a CDS encoding type II toxin-antitoxin system Phd/YefM family antitoxin: MEAARQYNVHEAKTHLSRILEQVATGEEVVISKAGEPVAKVVPLRARVKRTGRGSLQGQIHIREDFDDLPDDLADAFGVR; the protein is encoded by the coding sequence GTGGAAGCAGCTCGTCAGTACAACGTCCATGAGGCCAAGACCCACCTCTCGCGCATCCTGGAGCAGGTGGCCACGGGCGAGGAAGTAGTGATCTCCAAAGCGGGAGAGCCAGTGGCCAAAGTCGTGCCGCTCCGCGCCCGGGTGAAGCGGACCGGGCGCGGCTCGCTCCAGGGACAAATCCACATCAGGGAGGACTTCGACGACCTGCCGGACGACCTGGCCGACGCCTTCGGGGTGCGCTGA